A section of the Paenibacillus yonginensis genome encodes:
- a CDS encoding AAA family ATPase, with translation MSSSMLHEHAYTLLQRFADRLDQIIVGKRKEIELTLLAMLSGGHVLLEDVPGVGKTLLVRAIAKGIGGSFGRIQFTSDLMPADITGVSIYRPNSGEFEFRPGPILSNVILADEINRAAPRTQSALLEAMEERKVTVDGVSRRLPEPFLLLATQNPLHFEGTYRLPEAQLDRFLMRISLGYPSVEQEVRLLGLQEQHPLERMHPVLLAEEVAAMQRQVRTVTVDDSVKRYMVAIADASRRHSGLALGISPRGTLAWMTAAQASAYFKGRMYVLPDDVKAVAGAVLPHRLLPSAEARMSGRTAEELVRELVLGTAVPVSSRAAAGGAS, from the coding sequence ATGTCCTCTTCAATGCTTCATGAACATGCTTATACGCTGCTGCAGCGTTTCGCGGACCGACTGGATCAGATTATCGTCGGAAAAAGAAAAGAAATCGAGCTTACCCTCCTCGCCATGCTGAGCGGCGGCCATGTACTGCTCGAAGATGTGCCGGGTGTCGGGAAAACGCTGCTTGTCCGCGCGATTGCCAAAGGCATCGGCGGCTCTTTCGGGCGAATTCAGTTTACCTCCGATTTGATGCCGGCGGATATAACGGGAGTGTCCATCTACAGGCCCAACAGCGGCGAATTTGAATTTCGGCCGGGCCCCATTTTGTCTAATGTCATTCTGGCTGACGAGATCAACCGCGCTGCTCCGCGGACTCAATCCGCCTTGCTCGAAGCGATGGAGGAACGGAAGGTAACGGTGGACGGCGTCAGCCGCAGACTGCCGGAGCCGTTCCTGCTGCTGGCGACACAAAATCCTTTGCATTTCGAAGGGACTTACCGGCTGCCGGAAGCGCAGCTCGACCGCTTCCTTATGCGGATTTCGCTAGGGTATCCAAGCGTGGAGCAGGAAGTCCGCCTGCTGGGGCTGCAGGAGCAGCATCCCCTGGAGCGGATGCACCCGGTCCTGCTGGCAGAGGAAGTGGCAGCCATGCAGCGTCAGGTACGGACTGTGACGGTGGATGACAGCGTTAAACGGTACATGGTGGCGATAGCCGATGCTTCCAGACGGCATTCCGGCCTGGCGCTGGGCATCAGCCCGCGGGGAACGCTGGCCTGGATGACGGCCGCTCAGGCGTCAGCGTACTTCAAAGGGCGGATGTACGTCCTGCCGGATGACGTCAAAGCAGTTGCGGGCGCCGTTCTGCCGCACCGTCTGCTGCCGTCTGCGGAAGCCAGGATGTCGGGCAGAACGGCGGAAGAGCTCGTCCGCGAACTGGTGCTGGGCACGGCAGTGCCGGTAAGCAGCCGGGCTGCGGCCGGAGGCGCATCATGA
- a CDS encoding DUF4129 domain-containing transglutaminase family protein, producing the protein MRTFRHKAHQDKAHQFEAHQLEMLQHRASQEGDANRLSLLARIQVRLSSQWLAGFWASLLLYGLFLQWLEPLRILGGPDSRAYYTLLALLTAVILLIGCLGLPLWMTSVLALAALVQALVYLNGEGEGWSWLAGYAPVLLHDAAVWAGTGSMADISQASRVLVLLTGWILLVLSVQLLAIHRHTVLLFLSITVIYLFAFDLTAGLQLFWPVVWGFGLGLVLQFSVVYFKHAADRERQAIEGSGSGLARYADPDDADLDKPGQLFSQQRRPASYRVLMGLGGFIVAFGIGLSLAAAFVVPVKPAQAVDWGQAFDSMETWAEPKDGRGSGYSVTGYGGNDEELGSPLKLREDVFFTAESPQRTYWRGESLSYYDGRGWTEPDPSISPSLSANASGVAAWPAEEAADGDMQDGAASRPDRTAIQTITFAEPQYGMVPLFAGGDFLAVRQVNTELTAASPVHPAAGPAYTLLKDPVSGSAYLKMSTASDAIRSYKISAVLKPETSSGAPAADSNATGKAGADPSEIRYEYLQLPATLPDRVRDLGQSIVSGATSRYEAAKAVETYLRNNYKYTLNTSIPAAGHDFVEDFLFRERAGYCDHFSTAMVILLRSQGIPARWVKGFAPGEPDGSGQYTVRYADAHSWVEVYFPDQGWLPFEPTPGFTGAFGGAAEGSIHAEQGQQPVGSPALSRVLGAWLPNVTAVFAAALIKVWPLAERTGDMFNHYQTVIVAAAALLLLAFVFLGMGRSLAGNGGLVRRKPRSRPHSQVFFKRGTLTDERHFPGKVELLRSADAAWAAMHRRYGKLANGATAREYAEALQRKLDESGRAEMEQFMSVWEPLYYGGDLPDRQTTRRFLDTCRKLDS; encoded by the coding sequence ATGCGGACGTTTCGGCATAAAGCTCATCAGGATAAGGCGCACCAGTTCGAGGCGCACCAGCTTGAGATGCTCCAACACCGGGCGAGCCAGGAGGGCGATGCAAATCGCCTCTCTTTGTTGGCGCGTATTCAGGTTCGCCTCTCTTCGCAATGGCTTGCCGGCTTCTGGGCTTCGCTGCTGCTTTACGGCCTGTTTCTGCAGTGGCTTGAGCCTTTGCGGATTCTTGGCGGGCCGGATAGCCGGGCTTATTATACGCTTCTTGCCTTGTTAACCGCAGTTATTCTGCTGATCGGCTGTTTAGGACTGCCGCTCTGGATGACCTCGGTGTTGGCTTTGGCCGCGCTTGTCCAAGCGCTGGTATATCTGAATGGAGAAGGCGAGGGGTGGAGCTGGCTTGCCGGATACGCGCCGGTTTTGCTGCATGATGCTGCTGTCTGGGCGGGCACCGGAAGCATGGCGGACATCAGCCAGGCCTCGCGGGTGCTGGTGCTGCTGACCGGATGGATTTTATTGGTTTTGTCGGTCCAGCTGCTTGCGATCCATCGGCACACGGTATTGCTGTTTCTTTCGATTACCGTCATTTATTTGTTTGCTTTTGATCTGACGGCAGGACTTCAATTGTTCTGGCCGGTAGTATGGGGGTTTGGACTGGGTTTGGTTTTGCAGTTCAGCGTGGTTTATTTCAAACATGCGGCTGACCGGGAGCGTCAGGCCATTGAGGGATCGGGATCGGGCTTAGCGCGATATGCAGATCCCGATGATGCTGATCTTGATAAGCCCGGGCAGCTGTTTTCGCAGCAGCGCAGACCCGCTTCCTACCGGGTTCTTATGGGATTGGGAGGATTTATTGTTGCCTTTGGAATCGGGTTGTCCCTGGCGGCGGCTTTTGTTGTTCCTGTCAAACCGGCTCAGGCCGTGGACTGGGGGCAAGCTTTCGACAGCATGGAGACATGGGCCGAACCCAAGGACGGCAGGGGAAGCGGTTACTCCGTAACGGGGTATGGAGGCAATGACGAAGAATTAGGGAGCCCGCTGAAGCTGCGGGAGGATGTATTTTTTACAGCTGAATCCCCGCAGCGGACCTATTGGCGGGGGGAATCCTTAAGTTATTATGACGGGCGCGGCTGGACAGAGCCGGATCCTTCTATTTCGCCTTCTCTTTCAGCTAATGCTTCAGGCGTCGCCGCTTGGCCTGCCGAAGAAGCCGCAGATGGCGACATGCAGGATGGGGCGGCAAGCCGTCCTGACCGGACTGCCATTCAAACCATCACCTTTGCCGAACCCCAATACGGGATGGTTCCTCTGTTCGCAGGGGGAGATTTTCTGGCTGTCCGCCAGGTAAATACGGAGCTTACAGCAGCATCCCCGGTACATCCCGCGGCAGGTCCGGCTTATACGCTGCTTAAAGATCCGGTATCCGGCTCGGCCTATTTGAAGATGTCTACGGCAAGCGATGCCATTAGGAGTTATAAAATTTCAGCGGTTCTGAAACCGGAGACGTCATCCGGGGCGCCGGCGGCCGATTCGAATGCGACAGGCAAGGCCGGGGCGGATCCTTCTGAAATCCGGTATGAATATCTGCAGCTGCCGGCAACCCTTCCGGATAGGGTGCGGGATTTGGGGCAGTCGATCGTGTCCGGAGCGACCAGCCGTTATGAAGCGGCCAAAGCGGTCGAGACTTATTTGAGAAACAACTACAAATATACGTTAAACACGTCTATCCCGGCGGCGGGCCATGATTTTGTAGAGGATTTCCTATTCCGGGAGCGTGCGGGATACTGCGACCATTTTTCCACGGCTATGGTGATTCTGCTGCGGAGTCAAGGCATCCCGGCCCGCTGGGTAAAAGGTTTTGCGCCTGGTGAACCTGACGGCTCCGGTCAATATACCGTCCGCTACGCAGATGCTCATTCCTGGGTAGAGGTTTATTTTCCGGATCAGGGCTGGCTTCCCTTTGAGCCTACACCGGGTTTTACAGGAGCTTTTGGCGGAGCAGCTGAGGGTTCCATCCATGCTGAGCAGGGACAGCAGCCCGTAGGGTCTCCAGCTTTGAGTAGGGTGCTGGGCGCTTGGCTGCCAAACGTTACAGCTGTTTTTGCCGCAGCTTTAATCAAAGTTTGGCCTTTGGCAGAACGGACGGGCGATATGTTTAACCATTATCAAACGGTAATCGTGGCCGCAGCTGCTCTTCTGCTGCTGGCGTTCGTCTTCCTGGGGATGGGCAGGAGCCTGGCCGGAAACGGAGGTCTTGTCCGCAGAAAGCCGCGCAGCAGGCCGCATTCACAGGTCTTTTTCAAACGGGGAACTTTGACAGACGAACGACATTTCCCGGGAAAAGTCGAGCTGCTCCGCTCCGCAGATGCGGCCTGGGCAGCAATGCACAGACGGTATGGCAAGCTCGCAAATGGAGCGACTGCAAGGGAATACGCGGAAGCTTTGCAGCGAAAGCTGGATGAGTCCGGCAGAGCCGAAATGGAGCAGTTTATGAGCGTTTGGGAGCCGCTTTATTATGGAGGGGATTTGCCGGATCGGCAGACAACCAGAAGATTTTTGGATACCTGCCGGAAATTGGATTCATGA
- the guaA gene encoding glutamine-hydrolyzing GMP synthase has protein sequence MNKPNEIIVVLDFGGQYNQLIARRIRDLGVYSELLPYNTPVERIKEIAPRGIVFSGGPSSVYGVDAPHVDPAIYDIGVPIFGICYGMQLMAQQLNGKVERAAKREYGKADVDFVPDSALTKNLDSRQTVWMSHGDHVVALPEGFKVAASTDHAPIAAFSNDERKMYGVQFHPEVRHSVYGNEMIRNFLYEVCGCEGNWSMETWIEDTIQDIRNQVGDKKVLCALSGGVDSSVVAMLIHKAIGDQLTCMFIDHGLLRKGEAESVMETFVGKFDMKVVKIDARERFLSKLKGVDDPEQKRKIIGNEFIYVFDEESAKFDDFAFLAQGTLYTDIVESGTATAQTIKSHHNVGGLPEDMKFELVEPLKTLFKDEVRKVGEECGLPKEIVWRQPFPGPGLAIRVLGEVTEDKLHIVRESDYILRDEIAKAGLDREIWQYFTALPNMKSVGVMGDARTYSYTVGIRAVTSIDGMTADWARIPWDVLEKISVRIVNEVENVNRVVYDITSKPPATIEWE, from the coding sequence ATGAATAAGCCAAATGAAATCATTGTCGTCCTGGATTTCGGGGGACAATATAATCAGTTAATTGCAAGACGTATCCGCGATCTTGGGGTATATAGCGAACTGCTGCCGTATAATACGCCAGTAGAACGTATTAAAGAAATCGCACCAAGAGGCATCGTGTTCTCCGGCGGACCATCCAGCGTGTACGGCGTGGATGCCCCGCATGTAGACCCGGCGATTTATGACATTGGAGTTCCAATTTTCGGCATTTGCTACGGGATGCAGCTTATGGCCCAGCAATTGAACGGTAAAGTAGAACGTGCGGCTAAACGGGAATACGGCAAAGCTGATGTCGATTTCGTCCCTGACTCGGCTTTGACCAAAAACCTGGATTCCAGACAAACGGTTTGGATGAGCCATGGGGACCATGTTGTGGCGCTGCCTGAAGGTTTCAAGGTTGCCGCTTCGACAGACCATGCTCCGATTGCTGCTTTCAGCAATGACGAGCGTAAAATGTATGGTGTGCAGTTCCATCCGGAGGTCCGCCACTCTGTGTACGGCAATGAAATGATCCGCAATTTCCTTTATGAAGTCTGCGGCTGCGAAGGCAACTGGAGTATGGAAACCTGGATTGAAGATACCATTCAGGACATTCGCAATCAGGTCGGCGACAAGAAGGTCCTGTGCGCATTGAGCGGCGGCGTGGATTCGTCCGTTGTAGCCATGCTGATTCATAAAGCGATTGGCGATCAACTGACTTGTATGTTCATCGACCATGGTTTGCTGCGCAAAGGCGAAGCCGAAAGCGTAATGGAGACTTTTGTCGGCAAGTTTGATATGAAGGTTGTGAAGATTGACGCTAGAGAACGTTTCTTGTCCAAGCTGAAAGGTGTGGACGATCCAGAGCAGAAACGTAAAATCATCGGCAACGAGTTCATCTACGTCTTCGATGAGGAGTCCGCGAAATTTGACGATTTTGCTTTCCTGGCTCAAGGCACCCTTTACACGGATATCGTGGAAAGCGGCACAGCTACGGCGCAGACCATCAAATCCCACCACAATGTGGGCGGCCTGCCTGAAGACATGAAATTTGAACTCGTAGAGCCTTTGAAAACACTCTTCAAAGATGAAGTTCGTAAGGTGGGCGAGGAATGCGGCCTGCCGAAGGAGATCGTCTGGAGACAGCCGTTCCCGGGTCCGGGCCTTGCGATCCGTGTGCTTGGCGAAGTAACGGAGGACAAGCTGCACATCGTGCGCGAGTCCGATTACATCCTGCGCGATGAAATTGCCAAAGCCGGTCTCGACCGTGAAATCTGGCAGTATTTCACCGCTTTGCCAAACATGAAAAGCGTTGGCGTTATGGGTGACGCCCGTACGTATTCCTACACCGTCGGCATTCGTGCTGTAACGTCCATCGACGGCATGACCGCCGACTGGGCGCGTATCCCTTGGGACGTGCTGGAGAAAATCTCCGTGCGTATCGTGAACGAGGTGGAGAATGTCAACCGCGTGGTATACGACATTACGTCGAAGCCGCCGGCGACGATCGAGTGGGAGTGA
- a CDS encoding tyrosine-type recombinase/integrase yields MTKIKELIQDFKLNQEILGRVKRYVDLCMFRLYRWERFMEKELGIVEVEDVSQLHIKKYIQERQRLGREVNRTLNNNLATLKVFFQYLVDEEFIDEQSNPMRRIKNLKEEKTVIVTFNDEEVSRIINDLKEETYSNVRDKLILIMLFDTGVRVSELCNIKNDDVARRHILIHGKGSKQRLVYISNIMRKYMRKYEALRQERFKKRERDEVEDYYFLDQSAIKLSRSRINKILKEHCRNAGVRKEVRCSPHDCRHYFAQKQLRNGIDVYSLSRLMGHFDTQITSKYLRGLEQEDILNIGRLNSPLNGLKIKQGSMEGRK; encoded by the coding sequence ATGACCAAAATCAAGGAATTGATTCAGGATTTCAAGCTCAACCAAGAAATTTTGGGCCGTGTGAAAAGGTACGTTGATTTGTGTATGTTCCGCTTATACCGTTGGGAAAGGTTTATGGAGAAAGAATTAGGGATTGTAGAAGTGGAGGATGTAAGTCAGCTTCACATCAAAAAGTATATTCAAGAGCGGCAACGTTTAGGGCGTGAAGTGAACCGGACATTAAATAACAACCTCGCTACCCTGAAGGTATTTTTCCAATACCTTGTTGACGAAGAGTTTATCGACGAGCAGAGCAATCCGATGCGCCGTATCAAGAATCTCAAGGAAGAGAAGACCGTTATTGTTACATTTAACGACGAAGAAGTGTCGCGGATTATCAATGACCTGAAAGAAGAGACATACTCCAACGTCAGGGATAAGCTGATTCTCATTATGCTTTTCGATACAGGGGTTCGGGTTTCTGAATTGTGTAACATTAAGAATGATGATGTGGCGAGAAGGCATATTCTTATTCACGGTAAAGGTTCCAAGCAAAGACTGGTTTATATCAGCAATATCATGCGAAAGTACATGAGAAAATACGAAGCATTGAGACAGGAGCGTTTCAAGAAAAGAGAACGGGACGAGGTTGAGGACTATTATTTTCTCGATCAGTCGGCAATCAAGCTTTCACGTTCACGCATTAATAAGATTCTCAAAGAACATTGCAGAAATGCCGGGGTTAGAAAAGAGGTTAGATGCTCTCCGCATGATTGCCGTCATTACTTTGCGCAGAAGCAATTAAGAAATGGAATTGATGTCTACAGCCTAAGTCGCCTGATGGGGCATTTCGATACACAGATCACTTCAAAATATTTAAGGGGGCTTGAGCAGGAGGACATCCTGAATATTGGACGGCTAAATAGTCCGCTGAACGGGTTGAAGATCAAGCAAGGTTCAATGGAGGGGAGAAAATGA
- a CDS encoding DUF58 domain-containing protein, translating to MKAAGVWAAAGLVWALLLGILVWHGGRTALFMLAVLTFILLQGACARWLGPKQVFIRREYSAVMPVAGERIGMRLVVKMKGGLPPVWLKLRDEFGGEAAEYAEFAGFRRHLVIEAPPRSLPRGIYGQEKLTVSHSDLFGWFSYKRPSTVSGLLPVLPVPAPVAGGELRGEGQEQERRESAEERLVPTGQPGGSIRGYLPGDPMKAIDWKISARRGEWAVRAPEKEEALVSIVLLVTERDAYEGGPRKQEWQPGRGGRLDAAAGPPAAAQAFEAAVSAAAYLLAEAAAQGHAVMFRHGGMDRLCRWNPHSLGEEGPAGLAGLSLGAGSWSGAEMLAAAVRGCPGVPVTVITGTADSRLLDVNRQLAEWGASIRLLSCGLLETGTGNAGAPVRQAVPAGEEAKQDADVSA from the coding sequence ATGAAAGCGGCCGGGGTTTGGGCGGCCGCTGGTTTGGTTTGGGCGCTGCTGTTGGGGATTCTGGTTTGGCATGGAGGCCGCACGGCGCTTTTTATGCTGGCTGTGCTGACGTTTATTTTGCTCCAGGGGGCGTGTGCCCGTTGGCTTGGACCCAAGCAGGTGTTCATCCGCCGTGAATATTCGGCGGTTATGCCGGTGGCAGGAGAGCGGATCGGCATGAGGCTGGTCGTAAAGATGAAGGGCGGTCTGCCGCCGGTCTGGCTGAAGCTTCGCGATGAGTTCGGCGGAGAAGCGGCTGAATACGCTGAATTTGCCGGGTTCCGCCGGCATCTGGTGATCGAAGCTCCGCCCCGCAGTTTGCCACGCGGCATCTACGGGCAGGAGAAGTTAACTGTCAGCCACAGCGACCTGTTCGGCTGGTTCAGCTATAAACGCCCGAGTACGGTCAGCGGACTGCTGCCCGTATTGCCGGTTCCGGCTCCGGTTGCCGGCGGCGAGCTCCGGGGAGAAGGGCAGGAGCAGGAAAGGCGCGAAAGTGCCGAAGAACGGTTGGTTCCGACCGGTCAGCCGGGAGGGTCGATCCGCGGTTATCTGCCGGGAGATCCTATGAAGGCTATCGACTGGAAAATCTCTGCCCGGCGCGGCGAATGGGCGGTTCGCGCCCCGGAGAAGGAGGAAGCGCTCGTGTCCATCGTGCTGCTGGTCACGGAGCGCGATGCTTACGAGGGGGGGCCGAGGAAGCAGGAATGGCAGCCCGGCAGGGGCGGACGTTTGGACGCCGCCGCCGGGCCGCCAGCGGCCGCGCAAGCCTTTGAAGCCGCCGTATCGGCGGCGGCCTATCTGCTCGCGGAAGCGGCCGCCCAGGGCCATGCCGTCATGTTCCGGCATGGCGGCATGGACCGGCTGTGCAGGTGGAACCCGCACAGCCTTGGGGAAGAGGGCCCGGCTGGACTCGCCGGGCTCTCCCTTGGCGCCGGTTCATGGTCCGGCGCGGAGATGCTGGCAGCTGCGGTGCGCGGCTGCCCGGGGGTGCCGGTGACGGTGATCACCGGCACAGCCGATTCACGCCTGCTGGACGTGAATCGGCAGCTGGCCGAATGGGGGGCCTCCATTCGGCTCTTGTCCTGCGGCCTGTTGGAGACCGGCACCGGGAATGCCGGTGCCCCGGTCCGCCAGGCCGTGCCGGCCGGAGAGGAGGCGAAGCAGGATGCGGACGTTTCGGCATAA
- a CDS encoding polysaccharide deacetylase, producing MYRKSWKIIIAAALWLAAGVLVNTLSPSVSAQTAKQAPNAAEPPTAQAFIPESKSTSTFKSAVPAKTVYLTFDDGPSRLTANVLDILDKYQVKATFFVLGQQAQRSPELIRQIAEGGHALGNHTYDHDYDKLYHNFSDFWGQIKQTEEILRGITGNRPQWIRAPGGTYGHFDQTYFDLLAQAGYKVFDWDVDSGDSERKGVPVSEIIKKATDTGGLNQIVLLMHDGSGHDNTVKALPQIIEYYKNKGFAFAAIGPDTKPVQSPVSKHLPQGRPAPSKAWIAEHIAPNAALFNRKLLPLEVSAGGVQTVLAAGEYEWQGGHFLVPVRALIERLGGTAMWDPNKRRAKIEWGEGELLLVPESGAVLRGGEGFQGWQGRPADEGTLMRMTSGTIWISLRGLLDGLGHSVQEVNKTEAQWEVKAS from the coding sequence ATGTATAGAAAGTCCTGGAAAATTATAATAGCGGCTGCCTTATGGCTGGCTGCGGGGGTTCTTGTTAACACCCTGTCACCGTCAGTCTCAGCGCAAACAGCCAAGCAAGCGCCAAACGCTGCCGAGCCGCCAACGGCCCAAGCGTTCATTCCCGAGTCCAAGTCCACATCCACGTTCAAATCCGCAGTCCCGGCCAAAACGGTCTATCTTACCTTTGATGACGGTCCAAGCCGTCTTACGGCCAACGTGCTGGATATTTTAGACAAGTATCAGGTTAAAGCGACTTTTTTTGTGCTGGGCCAGCAGGCGCAGCGTTCACCGGAACTGATCCGGCAGATCGCGGAAGGCGGGCATGCGCTGGGCAACCATACTTATGATCATGATTATGATAAGCTCTACCACAATTTTAGCGATTTTTGGGGACAAATCAAACAAACGGAAGAGATCCTCCGCGGCATTACCGGTAACCGGCCTCAATGGATCAGGGCTCCGGGCGGAACGTACGGGCATTTTGATCAAACTTATTTCGATTTGCTGGCTCAAGCCGGCTATAAAGTGTTTGACTGGGATGTGGACAGCGGGGATTCCGAGCGGAAGGGTGTGCCGGTCTCCGAGATTATAAAGAAGGCGACGGATACCGGCGGCCTGAACCAGATCGTGCTGCTTATGCACGACGGCTCGGGACATGACAACACGGTAAAAGCACTGCCGCAAATTATCGAATATTACAAAAATAAAGGTTTTGCTTTTGCGGCGATTGGACCGGATACGAAACCGGTGCAGTCTCCTGTTTCGAAACATCTGCCCCAGGGCCGCCCGGCTCCAAGCAAGGCGTGGATCGCTGAGCATATTGCCCCCAATGCAGCTTTGTTCAATCGCAAGCTGCTGCCGCTCGAGGTTTCAGCGGGAGGTGTGCAGACGGTGCTCGCCGCGGGCGAATATGAATGGCAGGGCGGACATTTCCTTGTACCGGTTCGCGCTTTGATTGAAAGGCTGGGAGGGACGGCCATGTGGGATCCAAATAAACGGCGGGCAAAAATAGAGTGGGGCGAAGGGGAACTGCTGCTGGTTCCCGAATCCGGTGCTGTGCTGCGCGGGGGAGAGGGTTTCCAAGGCTGGCAAGGCCGGCCGGCTGATGAAGGGACCCTGATGCGGATGACGAGCGGCACGATCTGGATTTCCTTGCGAGGTCTGCTGGACGGACTGGGGCATTCCGTGCAGGAGGTTAACAAAACGGAGGCCCAGTGGGAGGTCAAAGCCTCCTAA